A stretch of DNA from Aliarcobacter thereius LMG 24486:
AAACAAAATACAGGCTACACACAAACAGAGATTTATAATAAAATAAAAGAGTCAAAAATATATACAAATATAAATAAAGCAAATGAGATTAAAAAATGGTTAATTGATAATGATATTTTAAAAATCTACAATGACAAACTATCTATAAATCAAAAATATAAAAACTATTTTATAGTAGAAAATTATAGAGGAAATGAAAATATAAAATACAAAGCAAATATTTTAGAACTTTTTAAAAACAATTCTCTTTTTGGTAGTTTTTAAAATAATAAAATTTATTTGGATAAAAGTAATACAGATAACTCAAAATTTATATTTTTTTAGATAAAATTCAATAATTTTAGACTTAAAAAGGGTAAAAATTGAAAAATATTAATGAAGTATTGGTAAATATGGATAAGCAAATGTTAGCAGATATAAAAAGTTCTTATTTATCTATTTTCAAAATAAAACAAGATAGCAAATCTTTTTTGGATTTAGTAGAGCAAAATGAGCTTTTAAAAGAGGCGGCATATATAGTTAATCCAAATTTCAATGATGCAAAAGGTAGCGTATTTTTAAAAAAAGATGGACTTTTGCTGTTGGAAGCTGATTTTTTTGCAAATTCTCTTGTAAATGAACCTTTAGATTTTGAATATTCAATCAAAGAATACACTTACAATCACCCTTTTTCAAAAACTTTCAATGAGTTTGCTTTTTGAATGAAATAAGAGAAAAGCGAACAAATTTTTTTAACAATAATACTCACTATGTATTGTTTTCAGGTACACCTAAAAATGGGAATGGACCAATAAGACATCTAAATGACTTATTTATAATTTTATATTTAATCAACAAAAATTCTATTCCAAGAGAGAATGTATTTTTATCTATTGATACACAAATACTCGAAGATTTAGATGAGGTTACTAGCAATAAGAAATTTAAATATTTTGAAAGTGCTAACAAAACTTTTAAAGAAGTAATAAAAGAGTGGATTCCAAAAGAAAATATAATAGATATATTTGATTTTGAAGAAAACTATAAAAGAGATGATAAAGATTTGGTCTTTATCGCAAGTGGACATGGTTCTATAAGTGGTTTAGAAATTGGAGACAGCCAAAGGAAAGCTCTATCTTCTGACTATTTTGAAAATATTTCAAGCAATAAAAATAAAACAATTTTAATAATGTCACAATGCCAAGCTGCAGCTTTTCATCATCTTGATACAAGAAAGAATATTTGTGTTATGGGTGCTTCTGATTATCAAAGTTCTGTTAGTTTAAATTTAAAAAGTATGTTAGATTGTACAATTTTAAAGCATAGAGAGTTTATAGATGGATTTACATTTAAAGAAAATATACCTATTAACCCTTTTATATTTTCACTTTTTTATGTACTTTCTCAAAAAGAAACTCTTATAAATAGTGAAAAAAAGCATTTTATTAATATCTTCAAATATACAGCGGCTAGTACATTGGATTATTTATCAAAATCTGGTAAACGAGAAATATATATTTCTAAAAAAGATTTAGAAAAAGTAGAAAATGAAGTAATAGTGCTTTCTTTTAAGGAGAGGATACTAATTCAACAACCTTTTTTATTAAATAAAATAATGGCTGCAAATATTTATGTATGAACTAGTTTAAAAATCTCTTTTTGATTATTTTTAAAATAATAAATCATATATTTGTAAAAAAATTACAAATATAAAGTTTATTTTGCTACAATTCTAAAATTTAATTAGGATTTATAATATGTTTTTACAATTTACAGTGAATAATTTTTTATCTATCAAAGAAAAAGCAACTTTTAGTATGCTAGATAATTCAAAAGAAGATAAAAACTCTTTTTCTATTAGAGATTACAACCTACTTAGAACATCTGTGATATATGGTGCAAATGCAAGTGGAAAAACAAATATTTTAAAAGCCATGAGTTTTATGAGAACTTTAGTTTTAAATAAATATAAGATTATCCAATCTACAGATATATTGCCATACTCACCTTTTAGACTTAACACTAGCACAAAAGAGTCTTCTAGTAGTTTTGAGATGGTTTTTTTTATAGATGAAAAAAAATATAGATATGGTTTTGAACTAGATAGCACAACAATATATAGTGAGTGGTTATTTGAAGATGAAAAAGGCAAAGAAGCAAAACTTTTTTATAGAGATATAGATGAAGAAGATTATGTAAACAATCAAAAATTCAAAGAGGGTTATAGCTTTTTTGATAAATCAAACAAAAAAATAAATATTGCACAAAATCAGCTTTTTTTGTGGGTTTGTGATAGATTAGCAAATTCAACTATATCAAAATCTATTTTAAAATGGTTTTCAAATTTTAATATGCTAGACGGTACAGATAGCAACGGCTATATGAACTTTACACTTAGAAAAATGGAAGATGAAGAGTTCAAAAAAGAGATAGTAAATCTAGTAAAAACAGCAGATATAGGGATAGAAAATATCGATTTACAAGAAGATGACATTCATTTTGACGATGTTTCAAAAGTACAATTACCAGAATTTATAAAAGAAGAGATACTAAAAAATGGTGGTGTAAAATCTATTAGTATAAATACTTCTCATAAAGTTTTTGATGATGAAAACAATTTTATTACACATGAGACTTTTGAATTAGAAAAAGATGAATCATTTGGTACAAAAAAATTTTTTAAAATCTCTGCCCCTGTAATAGATACTTTAAAAAATGGAAAAATACTTTTAATAGATGAGTTAGATAGTAGTTTACATCCAATTTTAACAAAGCATTTAATCAAACTTTTTAATGATGAAAAAATAAATAAAAACAACGCTCAACTAATATTTACAACTCACGATACAAATCTTTTAAAACCAACTATATTTAAAAGAGAGCAAATTTGGTTTACACAAAAAGATAAATATGGTTCTACAAATTTATATTCTATGCTAGAAATTAAAGGGGTAAGAGCAAGTGATGATTTTGAAAAGCACTACATCCAAGGTAAATATGGAGCAGTTCCATATATTGGGGAATTTGAGTTTTAAATGGCTAGAAAAAAACTATATACAAATAATAAAGAAAAATCTAAAGATGATTTTAAAAGAAAAAAGCAAATCAAAGAGCAAGTAAAAAGTGTATTAATAGCTTGTGAAGATAAAATATCTTCTCCAAACTATTTTAAAATGATTATTAAAAAATTAATAGAAGATAAAAAAATTACTCAAGACTCTTTGGTAATAGCAAAGCATGAACATGTAAATCCTAAGGGTGTTTTACAAGATTTATTAAATCATAAAAAAGATGATAAAACTTACAAAGATTTTGAACATAGATGGATTGTAATTGATAGAGATATTGCTAGAGTAAATGGAGGAGGACATCCAAAAGATGATTTTTTGACAGCTCTAAGTGAGGCAAAAAGCAAAAGAGTTGAAGTTGCATATTCAAATGATTGTTTTGAGATTTGGTATTTGTTACATTTTGTTTATAGAGATACGGCTATAAGCAGAGATGATGTTATAAAAGAAGTTATCAAAAAACTCAAAGATAAAAACTTTGCAACTTTTTCAAAACTAAATAAAGAAAATATAAAAACAGAAGCCATGACAGAACTTATTTTTAATGAACTTTTAGAATTACAAAAAACAGCTATAAAAAATGCAAAAAAACTACTTAAAAATTATGCAGATTTACACAATCCAGAACTTGACAATCCCTCAACTAGAGTATTTGAACTAGTAGAAATTTTGAGTAACAAAATTTTATAATAAATAAATTTTTCAAAACAAAACTAGTATCAAAATCCCAAAAATAATTCTATAAATACCAAAAGCTACAAAAGTAAATTTTTCTAAAAATTTTAGGAATAGTTTAATTACAATAAAAGCAACTAAAAAAGATACTATAAAACCAATTATTAAAGGAAGTAAGTTTCCAGTTTGAAGTATCTCTTCGTAATGCTTTAGCACATCATAAAAAGTTGTAGCACACATAACAGGAACAGCAAGTAAAAATGAAAATTCAGCACTTGCTTTTCTGTTTAATCCTACAATCATAGCTCCAATAATACTAGCTCCTGCTCT
This window harbors:
- a CDS encoding RloB family protein, producing the protein MARKKLYTNNKEKSKDDFKRKKQIKEQVKSVLIACEDKISSPNYFKMIIKKLIEDKKITQDSLVIAKHEHVNPKGVLQDLLNHKKDDKTYKDFEHRWIVIDRDIARVNGGGHPKDDFLTALSEAKSKRVEVAYSNDCFEIWYLLHFVYRDTAISRDDVIKEVIKKLKDKNFATFSKLNKENIKTEAMTELIFNELLELQKTAIKNAKKLLKNYADLHNPELDNPSTRVFELVEILSNKIL
- a CDS encoding AAA family ATPase codes for the protein MFLQFTVNNFLSIKEKATFSMLDNSKEDKNSFSIRDYNLLRTSVIYGANASGKTNILKAMSFMRTLVLNKYKIIQSTDILPYSPFRLNTSTKESSSSFEMVFFIDEKKYRYGFELDSTTIYSEWLFEDEKGKEAKLFYRDIDEEDYVNNQKFKEGYSFFDKSNKKINIAQNQLFLWVCDRLANSTISKSILKWFSNFNMLDGTDSNGYMNFTLRKMEDEEFKKEIVNLVKTADIGIENIDLQEDDIHFDDVSKVQLPEFIKEEILKNGGVKSISINTSHKVFDDENNFITHETFELEKDESFGTKKFFKISAPVIDTLKNGKILLIDELDSSLHPILTKHLIKLFNDEKINKNNAQLIFTTHDTNLLKPTIFKREQIWFTQKDKYGSTNLYSMLEIKGVRASDDFEKHYIQGKYGAVPYIGEFEF